One segment of Jatrophihabitans sp. DNA contains the following:
- a CDS encoding trehalase family glycosidase produces the protein MSGSAELEAAAAAVLRANWSGTATLPSRDQYPHQWSWDSAFISIGLARVDAGRARQELRSLFLGQWSSGLVPQIVFDAATDPEAYFPGPAFWRSAAAPGAPAAATSGIVQPPVHARAVLAAYLAEEGSDEAWEFLRKTYPRLCAWHNYLYEQRDLGGAGLVAIVHPWESGLDNSPMWDGMLRHGGEPAGDAPFQRRDLSHVDAGHRPTDADYLAYVQLATQYRDAGYADANLGEHGFVVEDPLFNALLLDAELCCARLAEILGADPAPHREAAQRLHHAMTARLWDAGNSRFAARDVRTAALSQVATVSSLVPLLDPWLSPRVRQAVLDLAWSPEFLGGCDYPLPSTSLASPHFDRRRYWRGPTWINTNWLVWHAACQAGATELADRVAESSLALVARGGFREYFDPISGDGLGAQDFSWSAALTLDFLHHAQSGAAGRPAAPASDEVGSPAGASDTR, from the coding sequence GTGAGCGGTTCGGCCGAGCTTGAGGCCGCGGCCGCCGCGGTGCTGCGGGCGAACTGGTCCGGAACGGCGACGCTTCCCTCGCGCGATCAGTACCCGCATCAGTGGAGCTGGGATTCGGCCTTCATCAGCATCGGTCTGGCCCGAGTGGACGCCGGTCGGGCCAGGCAGGAACTGCGCTCGCTCTTTCTCGGGCAGTGGAGCTCCGGGCTGGTTCCGCAGATCGTCTTCGACGCCGCCACCGATCCCGAGGCTTACTTTCCGGGCCCGGCCTTCTGGCGCAGCGCGGCCGCCCCCGGCGCGCCCGCGGCCGCGACGTCGGGCATCGTCCAGCCGCCGGTGCACGCCCGGGCGGTGCTGGCCGCCTACCTGGCCGAGGAGGGCTCCGACGAGGCATGGGAGTTCCTGCGCAAGACCTATCCGCGGCTGTGTGCGTGGCACAACTACCTGTATGAGCAGCGCGACCTCGGCGGCGCCGGGCTGGTGGCCATCGTGCACCCGTGGGAGTCGGGCCTGGACAACAGCCCGATGTGGGACGGCATGCTGCGCCACGGCGGCGAGCCTGCTGGGGACGCGCCGTTCCAGCGACGAGACCTCTCCCACGTCGACGCCGGCCACCGGCCGACCGACGCCGACTACCTGGCCTACGTTCAGCTGGCCACCCAGTACCGGGACGCCGGCTACGCCGATGCCAATCTGGGCGAGCATGGCTTCGTCGTGGAGGATCCGCTGTTCAACGCCTTGCTGCTCGACGCGGAGCTGTGCTGCGCGCGTCTGGCCGAGATCCTGGGCGCGGACCCGGCGCCGCACCGCGAGGCCGCGCAGCGCCTGCACCACGCCATGACGGCCCGCCTATGGGACGCGGGCAATTCCCGGTTCGCCGCGCGCGACGTCCGGACCGCGGCCCTGTCACAGGTCGCGACCGTCAGTTCGCTGGTGCCGCTGCTGGACCCGTGGCTGAGCCCGCGGGTCAGGCAGGCAGTCCTGGACCTGGCCTGGTCGCCGGAGTTCCTCGGCGGCTGCGATTACCCGCTGCCCAGCACCTCGTTGGCCTCGCCGCACTTCGACCGTCGCCGGTACTGGCGGGGTCCGACCTGGATCAACACCAACTGGCTGGTCTGGCACGCCGCCTGCCAGGCCGGCGCCACCGAGTTGGCCGACCGGGTCGCGGAGTCGAGCCTGGCTCTGGTGGCTCGCGGCGGCTTTCGGGAGTACTTCGATCCGATCAGCGGGGACGGGCTGGGCGCGCAGGACTTCAGCTGGAGCGCCGCGCTCACCCTGGACTTCCTGCACCACGCGCAGTCTGGCGCCGCCGGGCGACCGGCGGCGCCTGCCTCGGACGAGGTGGGCTCACCGGCAGGAGCCTCTGACACGAGGTGA
- a CDS encoding sugar phosphate isomerase/epimerase family protein: MRLACQEQLLPGVTLEEKFEWAQDNGWDAIELRGKGNLSFRDRLPELRRARRCGVQMPTVCVEMAHFIGAFDAELRADAVKNMTSQLSVIAEIGGRGAMTPASWGMFSYRLPPFTPPRTAEEDRKVLVESLSTLGSHAQREGVELYLEPLNRYEDHMVNRLQDAVSLIEEIGCPAIKVVADFFHMDIEETDISASLRAAFSHLGHLQVSDSNRLEPGAGHLDWAPAIATLTELGYDGYYALESRLSGPAEQVIPAAAAFLRSTERR, translated from the coding sequence ATGAGGCTCGCCTGCCAGGAGCAACTGCTGCCGGGCGTCACCCTCGAGGAGAAGTTCGAGTGGGCGCAAGACAACGGCTGGGACGCGATCGAGTTGCGCGGCAAGGGCAATCTGTCCTTCCGTGATCGGCTGCCCGAGCTGCGGCGCGCCCGGCGCTGCGGGGTGCAGATGCCCACCGTCTGCGTCGAGATGGCTCACTTCATCGGGGCCTTCGACGCCGAGCTGCGGGCCGACGCGGTCAAGAACATGACCTCACAGCTGAGCGTGATCGCTGAGATCGGCGGCCGCGGCGCCATGACACCGGCGTCCTGGGGGATGTTCAGCTACCGGCTGCCGCCGTTCACCCCGCCTCGCACAGCCGAGGAGGACCGCAAGGTGCTTGTCGAATCGCTGAGCACGCTGGGCAGTCACGCGCAGCGAGAGGGCGTGGAGCTCTATCTGGAACCGTTGAATCGCTACGAGGACCACATGGTCAACCGGTTGCAGGACGCCGTCTCGCTCATCGAGGAGATCGGCTGCCCGGCGATCAAGGTGGTGGCTGACTTCTTCCACATGGATATCGAGGAGACCGACATCAGCGCGTCGCTGCGCGCCGCTTTCTCCCACCTCGGCCACCTGCAGGTGAGCGATTCCAACCGTCTCGAGCCCGGCGCCGGGCACCTGGACTGGGCGCCGGCGATCGCTACCCTGACCGAGCTCGGCTACGACGGTTACTACGCGTTGGAGAGCAGGCTCAGCGGGCCGGCTGAGCAAGTGATACCGGCCGCGGCCGCCTTCCTGCGTTCGACCGAGCGCCGGTGA
- a CDS encoding zinc-binding alcohol dehydrogenase has translation MTEPPAEVVRFLGARSVDLHPTAPLTPAPDQVRLRTRYSGISSGTEMATYTGSNPHLHRRWDADSQLFLDGAPSIKYPVVGAGYEEVGEVVEVGADTDGVEVGDIVWGVWGHRSDGVMLGLDAAAQKLPAAIDPLVGVFARVGAVALNAVIDADVHVGETVAVFGQGVIGLLATRLLALSGVDVVAVDLEPDRLRLSRELGARHTLLAADSPAAAVRNVTGGLGADVCIELSGSYPALQEAIRTCGYSGRVIAAGFYQGDATALRLGEEFHHNRIELVSSQISGSAARYERRWSRQRLHRGFMRLVADGRVDPLPLVSRVLPAAEVSQAFELIASNPEVLQVVLDFNPKAI, from the coding sequence ATGACCGAACCCCCCGCCGAGGTAGTCCGGTTCCTCGGCGCCAGGTCTGTGGACCTGCATCCCACCGCGCCGCTGACGCCGGCGCCGGACCAGGTCCGGTTGCGCACCCGTTACTCGGGGATCTCCTCGGGAACGGAGATGGCCACTTACACCGGGTCCAACCCGCATCTGCATCGCAGATGGGACGCCGACAGCCAGCTGTTCCTCGACGGCGCGCCCTCCATCAAGTACCCGGTCGTCGGCGCGGGCTATGAAGAGGTTGGTGAGGTCGTCGAGGTGGGCGCCGACACCGACGGCGTCGAGGTGGGAGACATCGTCTGGGGGGTCTGGGGGCACCGCAGCGACGGCGTCATGCTCGGGCTGGACGCGGCGGCCCAGAAATTGCCGGCTGCCATCGACCCGCTGGTAGGCGTGTTCGCCAGGGTCGGAGCCGTGGCGTTGAACGCGGTGATCGACGCCGACGTGCACGTGGGCGAGACCGTGGCGGTGTTCGGCCAGGGCGTCATCGGGCTGCTGGCCACCAGGCTGCTCGCCCTCAGCGGCGTGGACGTCGTCGCGGTCGACCTCGAGCCCGACCGGCTGCGGCTCAGCCGCGAGCTCGGCGCCCGGCACACGCTGCTGGCCGCCGACTCGCCCGCCGCGGCGGTCCGGAACGTGACCGGCGGGCTCGGCGCCGACGTCTGCATCGAGTTGAGCGGCTCGTATCCGGCCCTGCAAGAAGCCATTCGCACCTGCGGGTACAGCGGGCGGGTGATCGCCGCCGGCTTCTACCAGGGGGATGCCACCGCGCTGCGGTTGGGCGAGGAGTTCCATCACAACCGCATCGAGCTTGTGTCGTCTCAGATCTCGGGGTCGGCCGCGCGCTACGAGCGCCGCTGGAGCAGGCAACGGCTGCACCGCGGGTTCATGCGGCTGGTAGCCGACGGGCGCGTCGACCCGCTGCCGCTGGTGAGCCGGGTGCTGCCGGCAGCCGAGGTGAGCCAGGCCTTCGAGCTCATCGCGAGCAACCCCGAGGTCTTGCAGGTCGTCCTCGACTTCAACCCGAAGGCCATATGA
- a CDS encoding sugar phosphate isomerase/epimerase: protein MKLGFLTACLPDWELDKIADWAQASGFQALEVSAWPAIDDRPFTAAHIAVEQLSPEQATDLRGRLDERGLVISSLAYYENNLHCDPESRAAVNAHVRACVDAAALLSTPTVGTFVGRDITKSVAQNLREGEVVLPPLVEYAAERGVRLVVENCPMQGWHPDAYPANLAYSPELWDWMIGLGFYLNYDPSHLVGLGIDPVTVLRGHVGKVAHVQAKDIEVLPGAINRYSFFGKTLEREGPWDHTWWRFRMPGLGEVNWSRIIDVLYEGGYDGVVSIEHEDPIWRGADDRILNGLKIAQRTLAPLLTA, encoded by the coding sequence GTGAAGCTCGGATTCCTCACCGCCTGCCTGCCGGACTGGGAGTTGGACAAGATCGCCGACTGGGCCCAGGCCAGCGGCTTCCAGGCGCTGGAGGTGTCGGCCTGGCCAGCGATCGATGACCGGCCCTTCACCGCCGCGCACATCGCGGTCGAGCAGTTGAGCCCCGAGCAGGCCACCGACCTTCGTGGCCGGCTCGACGAGCGTGGCCTGGTCATCTCCAGCCTCGCCTACTACGAGAACAACCTGCACTGCGATCCGGAGTCCCGAGCCGCCGTCAACGCCCATGTGCGCGCCTGCGTCGACGCCGCGGCGCTGCTGTCGACGCCCACGGTGGGCACGTTCGTCGGTCGGGACATCACGAAGTCGGTGGCGCAGAACCTGCGCGAGGGCGAGGTGGTGCTGCCACCGCTGGTCGAGTACGCCGCCGAACGCGGCGTGCGACTCGTCGTGGAGAACTGCCCGATGCAGGGGTGGCACCCCGACGCCTACCCGGCCAATCTGGCGTACTCGCCGGAGCTGTGGGACTGGATGATCGGACTCGGCTTCTACCTCAACTACGACCCCTCCCATCTCGTCGGGCTGGGCATCGACCCGGTCACCGTGCTGCGCGGCCACGTGGGCAAGGTGGCCCACGTGCAAGCCAAGGACATCGAGGTGCTGCCCGGCGCGATCAACCGCTACAGCTTCTTCGGCAAGACCCTCGAGCGCGAGGGCCCCTGGGACCACACGTGGTGGCGGTTCCGGATGCCTGGCCTCGGCGAGGTGAACTGGAGCCGGATCATCGACGTCCTCTACGAGGGCGGCTATGACGGCGTGGTCTCCATCGAGCACGAGGACCCGATCTGGCGCGGCGCCGATGACCGGATCCTGAACGGACTGAAGATCGCTCAGCGCACGCTCGCGCCACTGCTCACGGCCTGA
- a CDS encoding extracellular solute-binding protein → MKPQAFVAAAAIVLGVTSIVACSSSESSTGKDGAKQLTVWSEENDADRVKATQALAAKFTAATGVNVKIVGIDEQQFQQLITSGAAAGKLPDVIGALPLAGVQYMASNDLVNTDAAQQVLQNLDTKTFNANAVSLTQYKGKQAAVPSDAWVQMLIYRKDLFDKAGLAAPSSFAAIQTAAQKLNSPQLAGISMATVPNDSFTQQSFEYFALANGCQMVDDSGKITLDSPACVDTFTTYSDLIKNTSVRGNQDVDTTRATYLAGKSAMFVWSSFVLDEMAGLRDDALPTCPECKSDPAFLAKNSGIVTSLQGAGQAKPAQFGEIGSWTITKSANAEAAGKFVEFMLNDGYQGWLGLSPEGKFPVRQGSSAEPKKFVDAWAALQTGVDRKAPLSQFYPRDVLDALKNSPAAIARWALPQGQGALLGATLGPLPVPKAVNAAANGGVSGEQAAKQAQQAVQKLQSSLK, encoded by the coding sequence ATGAAACCACAAGCGTTCGTGGCTGCCGCGGCGATCGTGCTCGGCGTCACCAGCATCGTCGCGTGCTCGTCCTCGGAGTCCTCCACGGGCAAGGACGGGGCCAAGCAGCTCACCGTCTGGAGCGAGGAGAACGACGCCGACCGCGTCAAGGCCACCCAGGCGCTGGCCGCGAAGTTCACCGCTGCCACCGGCGTCAATGTCAAGATCGTCGGCATCGACGAGCAGCAGTTCCAGCAGCTCATCACCTCAGGGGCCGCAGCCGGCAAGCTCCCCGATGTGATCGGCGCGCTCCCGCTGGCCGGTGTGCAATACATGGCCAGCAACGACCTGGTGAACACCGACGCAGCGCAACAGGTGCTGCAGAACCTGGACACCAAGACCTTCAACGCCAACGCCGTCAGCCTCACCCAGTACAAGGGAAAGCAGGCGGCGGTTCCCAGCGACGCCTGGGTGCAAATGCTCATCTACCGCAAGGACCTCTTCGACAAGGCCGGCCTTGCCGCGCCCAGCAGCTTCGCTGCCATCCAGACCGCGGCGCAGAAGCTGAACAGCCCGCAGCTGGCCGGCATCTCGATGGCGACCGTGCCGAACGACTCGTTCACCCAGCAGAGCTTCGAGTACTTCGCACTGGCCAACGGCTGCCAGATGGTCGATGACAGCGGCAAGATCACCCTCGACAGCCCGGCCTGCGTCGACACGTTCACCACCTACTCAGACCTGATCAAGAACACCTCGGTACGCGGAAATCAGGATGTCGACACCACCCGAGCGACTTACCTCGCCGGAAAGTCGGCGATGTTCGTGTGGTCCTCCTTCGTCCTCGACGAGATGGCCGGACTGCGCGACGACGCGCTCCCCACCTGCCCGGAGTGCAAATCCGACCCGGCATTCCTCGCCAAGAACAGCGGCATCGTCACCTCGCTGCAGGGCGCAGGCCAGGCCAAGCCGGCGCAGTTCGGCGAGATCGGGTCCTGGACGATCACCAAGTCCGCCAATGCGGAGGCCGCCGGAAAGTTCGTCGAGTTCATGCTCAACGACGGCTACCAGGGTTGGCTCGGGCTGTCTCCTGAGGGGAAGTTCCCGGTGCGGCAGGGCAGCTCCGCGGAGCCGAAGAAGTTCGTTGACGCCTGGGCCGCGCTGCAGACAGGTGTGGACCGCAAGGCCCCGCTGTCCCAGTTCTATCCCCGCGACGTGCTGGACGCTCTGAAGAACAGCCCTGCGGCCATCGCTCGCTGGGCGCTGCCGCAGGGTCAGGGCGCCTTGCTCGGCGCGACTCTTGGGCCGCTGCCCGTTCCGAAGGCGGTCAACGCCGCGGCCAATGGCGGCGTCTCGGGTGAGCAGGCCGCCAAGCAGGCGCAGCAGGCGGTCCAGAAGCTGCAGTCCTCGCTGAAGTGA
- a CDS encoding sugar ABC transporter permease, with translation MTSTASTSARRGRTRSLAQQESRAGLALIFPTVVIIFVVVIVPVLWTVMLAFQDIRLLNIRTAGIFSSYTLDNVKDVLSSPDLRRSLINTLVYTVGGTATSISLGMVAALAVRTPFRGRTIVRGVMLLPYVAPVVAATFVWQIMLDPQFGIVNHAGVNILGWNQAIPFLSEQTGQLSILGWQLTVPTALVTVIAFEAWRYFPFAFLFILARIQAMPGELEEAARVDGATPTQRFRHIIWPQLQPVIAMLAVLRFIWSFNKFDDVYLLTGGGAGTEVVSVRVYQLLTAQADVGGAAAQATVLAVILAICLTGYFLFFGRNQKPGASE, from the coding sequence ATGACGAGCACGGCCTCCACCTCGGCACGCCGGGGCCGGACCCGCAGCCTGGCCCAGCAGGAGTCTCGCGCCGGGCTCGCCTTGATCTTTCCCACCGTGGTGATCATCTTCGTCGTCGTGATCGTCCCGGTGCTCTGGACCGTGATGCTGGCATTTCAGGACATCCGGTTGCTCAACATCCGCACCGCCGGCATTTTCAGCTCCTACACCCTGGACAACGTCAAAGACGTCCTGAGCTCGCCGGACCTGCGGCGATCCCTGATCAACACCCTCGTGTACACGGTCGGGGGGACCGCCACCTCGATCAGCCTCGGGATGGTCGCAGCGCTGGCCGTGCGAACGCCCTTTCGCGGCAGGACGATCGTGCGCGGGGTCATGCTGTTGCCCTACGTGGCGCCAGTGGTAGCGGCCACGTTCGTCTGGCAGATCATGCTGGACCCGCAATTCGGCATCGTCAACCACGCCGGTGTCAACATCCTCGGCTGGAACCAGGCGATTCCGTTCCTGTCCGAGCAGACCGGTCAGCTGTCGATTCTCGGATGGCAGCTCACGGTGCCGACAGCGCTGGTCACCGTGATCGCCTTCGAGGCGTGGCGCTACTTTCCGTTCGCCTTCCTCTTCATCCTGGCTCGTATCCAGGCGATGCCAGGTGAGCTGGAGGAGGCAGCCCGGGTGGACGGCGCCACGCCGACCCAGCGCTTCCGCCACATCATCTGGCCACAGCTGCAACCGGTGATCGCGATGCTCGCGGTATTGCGGTTCATCTGGTCCTTCAACAAGTTCGACGACGTCTACCTGCTGACCGGCGGCGGCGCCGGCACCGAGGTGGTCAGCGTACGGGTGTACCAGCTGTTGACAGCCCAAGCCGACGTCGGCGGCGCCGCGGCCCAGGCGACGGTGCTCGCCGTGATCCTGGCGATCTGCCTGACCGGGTACTTCCTCTTCTTCGGCCGCAACCAGAAGCCGGGGGCCTCAGAGTGA
- a CDS encoding carbohydrate ABC transporter permease yields MTGARAIPEQQDRRVERVTPDRRRRGKPPFQWTRDNVETSVLRVLRWLVIAGFVLACLFPFYYMVLLSLRSIQQLLLEPGRLLPSREELTLSTYTAVLKSVDSGGQGFVTLMRNSGLISVLTVLVTLAVSIPGSYAVSRLRFTGRRQVHFLFLAVYLFPSIVLAIPLFVLFTRIGLRGSLAGLVIVYISQTVPVAVYMLRNYFETIPASLEEAAAVDGCSRMRILWSVSLPLAKPAIMATSLYVFMIAWNEYLFALLFLVEDRSRWTVSLGLAQLSGSIEIPTTVLMAGSVILTLPILILFFFSERLLTEGLTAGAEKG; encoded by the coding sequence GTGACCGGCGCCCGTGCGATTCCCGAGCAGCAGGACCGCCGAGTCGAGCGCGTCACCCCGGATCGGCGCCGGCGCGGGAAGCCGCCGTTCCAGTGGACCCGTGACAACGTCGAGACCTCGGTCCTTCGGGTGCTGCGCTGGCTCGTCATCGCCGGGTTCGTCCTTGCGTGCCTGTTCCCCTTCTACTACATGGTGTTGCTGTCACTGCGCAGCATCCAGCAGCTGCTGCTGGAGCCGGGACGGTTACTGCCCTCACGCGAGGAGCTGACCCTCTCGACCTACACCGCGGTGCTGAAGTCCGTCGACTCCGGCGGCCAGGGCTTTGTGACGTTGATGAGGAACAGCGGCCTGATCTCGGTGCTGACCGTGCTGGTGACCCTGGCTGTCTCCATCCCGGGCTCCTACGCCGTCAGCCGGTTGCGCTTCACCGGCCGGCGACAGGTTCATTTCCTGTTCCTCGCCGTGTACCTGTTCCCCAGCATCGTCCTGGCGATTCCGTTGTTCGTGCTTTTCACCCGCATCGGCCTGCGCGGCAGCCTGGCAGGACTGGTGATCGTCTATATCTCCCAGACCGTGCCGGTCGCGGTGTACATGCTGCGCAACTACTTCGAGACGATTCCGGCTAGCTTGGAGGAAGCGGCCGCGGTGGACGGCTGCAGCCGGATGCGGATCTTGTGGAGCGTGTCGCTGCCGCTGGCCAAGCCCGCGATCATGGCGACCTCGCTCTACGTGTTCATGATCGCCTGGAACGAATACCTGTTCGCGCTGCTGTTCCTGGTCGAGGACCGCTCCCGGTGGACGGTGTCACTCGGCCTGGCGCAACTGTCGGGCAGCATCGAGATACCGACGACAGTGCTGATGGCCGGCTCGGTGATCCTCACACTGCCTATCCTCATATTGTTCTTCTTCTCCGAGCGGTTGCTCACCGAAGGCCTGACGGCCGGAGCGGAAAAGGGCTAG
- a CDS encoding ROK family protein encodes MAEDQEAEGAGLPNSAGAIFQLFRAGTVRTRGELISHSGLARSTVTSRVDALLGAGLLREAGENLSTGGRPPKTLVPNFEAMTILAADLGATHGRIAVLDGAGRVIADTALESRIDAGPAAVLTRLVAQWKRTLHKTGRQASSLCGIGVGLPGPVNAETGRLVQPPLMPGWHDYPIIEYLAKRFDVPAFIENDANLMALGEAQLAHPNQPSLLLVKVATGIGAGLIVGGQIYSGAAGGAGDIGHVKVPAAAGLRCSCGAEGCLAAVSSGAALVRQLAAAGHGVQSSRDVARLVQLGDPEAVALTRKAGQTLGEVIATAVSLLNPSALILGGDLSLTDDHYLSGLREVLYQRSQPLAIRNLLVATSQLGDEAGITGAAALVRQQVFSAAAVDRALSRPSR; translated from the coding sequence ATGGCAGAGGATCAGGAGGCTGAGGGCGCCGGGCTGCCCAACTCCGCCGGCGCCATCTTTCAGCTCTTCCGCGCCGGAACCGTGCGCACCAGAGGAGAGCTGATATCCCACAGCGGCCTGGCCCGTTCGACGGTGACCAGCCGGGTCGACGCGCTGCTGGGCGCCGGCTTGCTGCGCGAGGCCGGTGAGAACCTGTCCACCGGCGGCCGGCCGCCCAAGACCCTCGTCCCGAATTTCGAGGCGATGACGATCCTCGCCGCCGACCTGGGCGCCACCCACGGCAGGATCGCCGTGCTGGACGGCGCCGGCCGCGTCATCGCCGACACCGCGCTGGAGTCCCGGATCGACGCCGGCCCCGCCGCGGTGCTCACTCGCCTGGTCGCCCAGTGGAAGCGGACGCTGCACAAGACCGGACGCCAGGCCTCCTCGCTGTGCGGCATCGGGGTGGGGCTGCCCGGACCTGTGAACGCCGAGACCGGAAGGCTCGTTCAGCCGCCGCTGATGCCGGGCTGGCATGACTACCCGATCATCGAGTACCTGGCCAAGCGCTTCGACGTGCCGGCGTTCATCGAGAACGACGCCAACCTGATGGCCTTGGGTGAGGCCCAGCTGGCGCATCCCAACCAACCGTCGCTGCTGCTGGTCAAGGTGGCGACGGGAATCGGCGCCGGCCTGATCGTGGGCGGGCAGATCTACAGCGGGGCCGCCGGCGGCGCGGGCGACATCGGCCACGTCAAGGTTCCCGCCGCCGCGGGCCTGCGCTGCTCCTGCGGCGCCGAGGGCTGCCTCGCCGCTGTCTCCAGCGGCGCGGCTCTGGTACGCCAGCTGGCAGCCGCGGGACATGGCGTGCAGAGCAGCCGGGACGTCGCCCGGCTGGTCCAGCTCGGTGACCCCGAAGCGGTGGCGCTCACCCGCAAAGCGGGCCAGACCCTGGGCGAGGTGATCGCCACCGCGGTCAGCCTGCTCAACCCGTCGGCGCTGATTCTGGGCGGCGACCTGTCGCTGACCGATGACCACTACCTCAGCGGCCTGCGAGAGGTCCTCTACCAGCGAAGCCAGCCGCTGGCGATCCGGAACCTGCTGGTCGCCACCAGCCAGCTCGGTGACGAAGCCGGCATCACCGGCGCGGCCGCCCTGGTGCGTCAGCAGGTCTTCTCCGCTGCGGCGGTGGATCGCGCGCTCAGCCGACCGAGTCGCTGA
- a CDS encoding DUF2945 domain-containing protein yields the protein MAISKGDKVTWNTSQGLTHGHAVEKKTAPFSHADQKFNASPDEPYWIVESDKSGAKAAHKESSLNPG from the coding sequence ATGGCGATCAGCAAGGGTGACAAGGTCACGTGGAACACCTCGCAGGGCCTCACTCACGGCCACGCCGTGGAGAAGAAGACGGCGCCGTTCAGTCACGCCGATCAGAAGTTCAACGCCTCGCCGGACGAGCCGTACTGGATCGTCGAGTCGGACAAGTCCGGGGCCAAGGCAGCGCACAAGGAGTCCTCGCTCAACCCCGGCTGA
- a CDS encoding MIP/aquaporin family protein yields the protein MTNDLPPTVGRLAPLGRRLFAEFLGTGLLVAVVVGSGIAAQQLSPEDIGLQLLENSTATVFGLAALILMLGPVSGAHFNPVVSLADWFLGRHTEAGLSVRDVAAYIAVQCVGGVGGALLANAMFGVGTHISTKHRATGGHLLGEAVATAGLLLLIFALARTQRGALAAPAVGAYLGAAYWFTSSTSFANPAVTIGRVFSDTFAGIAPSSAPGFIGMQLLGLIAGIVIVLILYPSAGDQADDVVIPHRDTDRGAHPESLDRTPPS from the coding sequence ATGACCAACGACCTGCCGCCGACCGTAGGCCGCCTCGCCCCATTGGGCCGCCGGTTGTTCGCGGAGTTCCTCGGCACCGGGCTACTCGTCGCGGTGGTCGTCGGTTCCGGCATCGCCGCCCAACAGCTGTCACCTGAGGACATCGGCCTGCAGTTACTGGAAAACAGCACCGCCACTGTGTTCGGGCTGGCAGCGTTGATCCTGATGCTCGGCCCCGTCTCCGGAGCGCACTTCAACCCGGTGGTGTCGTTGGCAGACTGGTTCCTCGGGCGCCACACAGAAGCCGGCCTCAGTGTTCGGGACGTGGCCGCCTACATCGCCGTCCAGTGTGTGGGCGGTGTCGGCGGGGCGCTGCTGGCTAATGCGATGTTCGGCGTGGGCACCCATATCTCCACCAAGCACCGAGCAACGGGTGGCCACCTGCTCGGCGAGGCCGTCGCCACTGCCGGATTGCTGTTGCTCATCTTCGCCCTCGCACGCACCCAGCGAGGCGCTCTGGCAGCGCCGGCCGTCGGCGCCTACCTCGGCGCCGCGTACTGGTTCACCAGCTCCACCAGCTTCGCCAATCCCGCGGTCACCATCGGGCGAGTCTTCTCCGACACTTTCGCCGGCATCGCGCCTTCTTCGGCGCCAGGGTTCATCGGCATGCAACTTCTCGGCCTGATCGCCGGAATAGTGATCGTGCTGATTCTCTACCCCAGTGCCGGTGACCAAGCCGACGATGTCGTCATCCCACACCGAGACACCGACAGGGGTGCGCATCCCGAGTCGCTGGACCGAACACCGCCTTCCTGA
- a CDS encoding ArsI/CadI family heavy metal resistance metalloenzyme codes for MSRIQLAINVDNLDESIAFYAKLFNTEPAKIRPGYANFAVAEPPLKLVLLEHPGQGGSINHLGVEVPDIDTVDSEQTRLGRAGLTSIDERGATCCYAKQDKFWVEGAPNGERWEVYTVLADSQTFSAEPAEAGSTCCGAEIGAQAEPAASGACC; via the coding sequence ATGTCCCGCATCCAACTGGCCATCAACGTCGACAACCTCGACGAGTCGATCGCCTTCTACGCCAAGCTGTTCAACACCGAGCCTGCGAAGATCCGCCCCGGCTACGCCAATTTCGCCGTGGCCGAGCCGCCGCTGAAACTCGTCCTGCTGGAGCACCCCGGCCAGGGCGGCAGCATCAACCACCTGGGTGTCGAGGTCCCCGACATCGACACCGTCGATTCCGAGCAGACCCGCCTCGGCAGAGCCGGCCTGACCTCGATCGACGAACGCGGCGCCACCTGCTGCTACGCCAAGCAGGACAAGTTCTGGGTCGAAGGCGCGCCCAACGGTGAACGTTGGGAGGTGTACACGGTGCTGGCCGACAGCCAGACCTTCTCCGCCGAGCCGGCCGAAGCCGGCAGCACGTGCTGCGGAGCCGAGATCGGCGCGCAGGCCGAGCCCGCGGCTTCTGGCGCCTGCTGCTAG
- a CDS encoding metalloregulator ArsR/SmtB family transcription factor, translating to MSKSLLPLLTPASPVACCSPLAQEPLSAEQAEQVVPLLKALADPVRLRLMSLVASREGGEACVCDLADAFDLSQPTISHHLKVLHQTGLLDREKRGVWVYYRARTDALAELGALIGQS from the coding sequence ATGTCGAAGTCTTTGCTTCCGTTGCTGACCCCGGCGAGCCCGGTCGCGTGCTGCAGTCCGCTGGCGCAGGAGCCGTTGTCCGCCGAGCAGGCGGAGCAGGTGGTCCCGCTGTTGAAAGCGCTGGCCGACCCGGTGCGGCTGCGGCTGATGTCGCTGGTGGCCTCCCGGGAGGGCGGTGAGGCCTGCGTCTGCGACCTGGCCGATGCCTTCGACCTGTCACAGCCCACGATCAGCCACCACCTGAAGGTGCTGCACCAAACCGGCCTGCTGGATCGGGAGAAGCGGGGGGTCTGGGTCTACTACCGGGCGCGCACGGACGCCTTGGCTGAGCTGGGCGCGCTGATCGGCCAGTCATGA